One stretch of Nitratiruptor tergarcus DSM 16512 DNA includes these proteins:
- a CDS encoding replication-associated recombination protein A, whose translation MDREFRPQSLEEFIGQRHLVGKDAPFYKLIQANAIPHSFFYGPPGTGKTTLARIVASMLDRDFYELNATSLKIDEIRKIVARYKDTLLQPLIFIDEVHRLSRTQQEVLLPIMEKEEALIIGASTENPFFSLTAAIRSRSFLFEFKPLSDEELGELSQKVVQKLSLTLDEDAREYLIRIAQGDARNIIKILQAASIINRHITKEILSKLVPASFHEGSSSAETHYTLASALIKSIRGSDIDAALYYLARLIAAAEPPEFIARRLVILASEDIGNANPNALNLAVSTLTAVKNIGYPEARIILSQCVTYLASSPKSNAAYSAINKALEVAQNDNSPIPAHLKPPKFQGYKYPHHYGGYVEQEYMSKKMQFYQSSGIGFEKKLQEWLEKIKGKKQ comes from the coding sequence ATGGATAGAGAGTTTCGCCCCCAAAGTCTTGAAGAGTTTATTGGACAGCGCCATTTAGTAGGCAAAGATGCCCCTTTTTATAAACTCATCCAAGCAAATGCCATCCCCCACTCCTTCTTTTATGGTCCTCCCGGGACTGGTAAGACGACGCTTGCACGTATTGTTGCATCTATGCTTGATAGAGATTTTTATGAACTCAATGCTACGAGTCTCAAAATAGATGAGATACGCAAAATAGTAGCACGTTACAAAGATACACTCCTCCAGCCTCTCATCTTCATCGATGAGGTCCATAGACTTTCCCGTACCCAGCAAGAGGTGTTGTTGCCAATAATGGAAAAAGAGGAGGCTTTAATAATAGGCGCAAGCACTGAAAATCCTTTTTTCTCACTTACTGCTGCGATTAGGTCGCGATCTTTTCTCTTTGAGTTTAAGCCTTTGAGTGATGAAGAGCTAGGAGAGCTTAGCCAAAAAGTTGTACAAAAACTCTCCCTCACACTTGATGAAGATGCAAGAGAGTATCTTATTCGCATAGCTCAAGGAGATGCGAGAAATATTATAAAGATATTGCAAGCTGCATCTATTATAAACAGACATATAACAAAAGAGATTCTTAGTAAACTTGTACCAGCGAGTTTTCATGAAGGCAGCAGTAGTGCTGAAACACACTATACTTTGGCTAGTGCTCTTATTAAGAGTATTCGCGGTAGTGACATAGATGCAGCGCTCTACTATCTTGCAAGACTCATTGCAGCTGCAGAGCCGCCAGAGTTTATTGCAAGGCGTCTTGTGATTTTGGCAAGTGAAGATATAGGTAATGCAAATCCAAACGCTTTAAATCTTGCAGTCTCTACACTTACTGCAGTGAAAAATATCGGCTATCCTGAAGCAAGGATAATTTTAAGCCAGTGTGTTACATATCTAGCAAGCTCCCCAAAATCTAATGCTGCATATAGTGCAATCAATAAAGCACTTGAAGTCGCACAAAATGACAACTCCCCTATTCCAGCACATCTCAAACCTCCAAAATTTCAAGGCTACAAGTATCCCCATCATTATGGTGGCTATGT
- a CDS encoding secondary thiamine-phosphate synthase enzyme YjbQ — protein MRRIEISTNHKSEMIEITEIVKEEVIKSGVTNGSCIVYSPHTTTGILLFENVDPELQRDFLAHMSRLVPKSDRYAHGENADAHLKSALTGNSVAIPVVDAKLMLGKWQGIYFCEYDGPREVREFFVKVVNG, from the coding sequence ATGAGAAGAATAGAGATAAGCACTAACCACAAGAGTGAAATGATAGAAATAACGGAGATTGTGAAAGAGGAAGTGATTAAAAGTGGTGTTACAAATGGTAGCTGCATTGTCTATTCTCCACATACTACCACGGGGATTTTACTTTTTGAAAATGTGGATCCAGAATTACAGCGAGATTTTTTGGCACATATGAGCCGTTTAGTGCCTAAAAGCGATCGCTATGCGCACGGAGAGAATGCAGATGCGCATCTTAAATCAGCTCTTACGGGCAACAGCGTCGCTATTCCTGTAGTGGATGCAAAGTTGATGTTAGGAAAATGGCAAGGAATCTATTTTTGTGAGTATGATGGGCCACGGGAAGTAAGAGAGTTTTTTGTCAAAGTGGTCAATGGATAG
- a CDS encoding pseudouridine synthase gives MRLNKYISHNTTYSRREADKLIQDGLVKVNRQIVKEPYYDVQEGDKVFVKGKLIKPKVDYTVIVYNKPKGELVTKKDDRGRKTIYDSLPKKFFHFIPIGRLDFASEGLLLLTDSPKIAGALMESDIPRVYNVKIKGEVTPKMEEAMREGLELEDATAGAHEKSSITSMRFAPFFAYRIDKNAPTFSKLKVALIEGKNREIRRFFAHFGKDVVDLKRVEYGWIKLNALPTGKTRYLSKKEYEKLREFLKEVDEKNRDKH, from the coding sequence ATGAGACTCAATAAATATATCTCCCATAATACAACCTACTCCAGAAGAGAAGCAGATAAATTGATTCAAGATGGACTGGTCAAAGTCAATCGCCAAATAGTTAAAGAGCCCTATTATGATGTGCAAGAGGGCGATAAGGTCTTTGTAAAAGGCAAACTCATCAAGCCAAAGGTAGACTACACGGTCATTGTATACAATAAGCCAAAAGGCGAGCTTGTTACCAAAAAGGATGATAGAGGAAGAAAAACGATCTATGATTCTTTGCCTAAAAAGTTTTTTCATTTTATTCCTATTGGAAGACTTGATTTTGCAAGTGAAGGGCTACTACTTCTTACCGATTCTCCAAAGATTGCTGGGGCTCTTATGGAGAGCGATATTCCAAGAGTATATAATGTTAAAATCAAGGGTGAAGTGACACCAAAAATGGAAGAGGCAATGCGAGAGGGTTTGGAGCTGGAAGATGCAACAGCCGGCGCTCATGAAAAAAGCAGTATCACTTCAATGCGATTTGCGCCTTTTTTTGCATACAGGATTGATAAAAATGCCCCAACTTTTAGCAAACTCAAAGTTGCTTTGATTGAAGGGAAAAATAGGGAAATTAGACGATTTTTTGCCCATTTTGGTAAAGATGTGGTAGACTTAAAGAGAGTAGAATATGGTTGGATAAAACTCAATGCCTTGCCTACAGGAAAAACGAGATATTTAAGCAAAAAAGAGTATGAAAAACTTCGAGAATTTTTAAAGGAAGTAGATGAGAAGAATAGAGATAAGCACTAA